The window aagtggataatatcatgtcattgtggagatatataaatttcttttggtcataacaattggtatcagaacccgGACtaccagaaggactaaccactgacTGTGCACAAAAGTCATGGTCTAATCGAATTATGTGGgtggaatattgacctcgaacaaaagaAGTGGGGACTCCCGTGTCCGAATCAAGAGAACTGGATACTAGGCAGAAAGTCCTCGttgtgactaggcaaggaagtcctagtaggtcgaatGAACCGAGAGGCAGAAAGATTTGGTGGGTCGACGATCGAATGTCAGGGAGCCTATAGTCCTTTGTTTGAAGGGAGATTTTTAGGTTGTAAGATTGTAAATAAaatctcacattgaaaatacatgagacAGATAATGAATTTATAAAGAAAAGGTATCTCTATTAGTATGTAACCTTTtggataaaatttaaaaataaaatcataaaaatttagatctaaaGTAGACAATACCATATTTTGAAGGGAtacgtaattttttttttgttctaacaTGTTGGGATCACATGAAAACTTCGTATTATTGAAttaaaaagaatattaaaaatatagaatataaaattatatatagctAAGTTAAAAAATCTTAAATAAATAAAACCTAAAGGCGACGCCAGTTGTGAAGCGGAGAGCTTCGGTTGTAACACTAATGTCTGATTTGCTATCGCAATTTGATCGAAGGAGACACCCTCCGCATATACTGAATGAATATCCCAGTTCCGCCCTTGATTTCCTTGGCTGATAGGAAATTTCTAAGGCTAGGCCGGTCGATCACAAATAATCGGTTcgaggattaaaaaaaaaaattaaaaaaacagcAGTGTGGTGGTTATCTATCCGAATCCGGCCATTCTTCGCCCGCGACCACTGCTTCACTAATGGACGCCTCTTCTGCGGCTTTCCTCCGCGTTCCCCTCCCTCCCAGCGGTTGCTCCGCCGTCCGTCGCGCATCCGTCCGCCGCGCCTCCATGTGCTACTGCACTGGCCCCAACTCGTCTCCACCGCCGGAGCCCCGGCAAGCCGTCGGAAGCAGAAGGCAGTGTCTCCTCCTCCTCGCCCTCTCCTCTGCCGCTCTCTCTTCCCCGGCCAGGTCAGAGGACATCCCGCTCTTCGGGATCAAGAAGAGGATAAAGAAAATCGAGGAGGAGGCGGAGGAAATCGTGCAGGAAGGGGAGAAAGCCGTGGAGAAGGGCATCGTGGCTGCGGAGAAGGGCATCGTGGCGGCGGAGAAGGAGATCCAGGCGGCGGAGGGGATCGTTGCATCGGCTAGCCTCAGCCTCGCCGGGGATCTTCTACAGGCCGGCGCAGTCGCTGGAGCTGAGGCCGTCGGGGTGCTTGTCTCCGTCTCCATCGTCAACGGCATTCTTGCACCGGAGAGATAGAAACCCTAATCGATTTCACGTTGGCCTTCCAAGGCATCGGGCGTGGATGAAGTGCTGAAATTGCTATGCTTattgtgctttttttttttttttttttctagcaGCAAAAATTGTGTGTTTATATTTAAATAAcaaatttgaattttatatttcTTCTAATGTAATAACAGGTTTTTATTTTTCGATTAAAATTTGAATAGCATTTAAAAAGCTATGTAAGAATCTGGATTATAGcaagagcaaaaaaaaaaaaaaataataaataaataaaaaagaaaaaaagttatAAAGGCATCTAAGGACTAAGAGAACCTTCAATATCCTCTAACCTCTTTATTTTCtgacctcaaaaaaaaaaaaatcattttataagGATAGATCAGGTGTGAGTTGctttttctataaaaaaaattaaatcttttatatttaaaaaaattaagagaatctatttattttttccattttttaaaataacatatGATTTAGTTAAGGTTATTAATCGATTTGATTAGTGATCATTTGGCATTCGCTACTGTCGTGCAGATATGAGTGGTGACGCCTGTTATGATAGATATAACGGAAACTTTATGTCAAGTTTTATTTAATTGTTCCTCCGAGATCATTATAACGGTTGTGACTGCTTATACCACAAGAATCTTAAAATTGAGCCACAGCCTGCAACTTTATTACCATTTCCGATCGGTTTAGGTCCGCCGTCCGCaggggagggagagagagagagaggggggatgGGTAGCGGCGGAGGCGGCGTGGTTAAGGACGTTGGCTCAAAGGCGGAGCTCGATGAAGCGCTCCTCGGGGCGACGGCGGTGGTCGTCCACTTCTGGGCGTTTTGGTGCGAGGCATCGAAGCAGATGGATCAAGTATTCAGCCATCTCGCCACAGACTTCCCTCATGCTCTCTTCCTTAGGGTCGGTAGCCTGCTTTTCTACCGTTTTCTCTTTCGGTTTTCTGGGAAAGAAGCTTTCTTTCATCTGATACGACTTAGGGTTTGATAGAGCTCGCGTAACCGTGAGATAGGAAGTAAGAGAAAAGGGGAAAGAAAAAGGGTTATCATTTTGAGGGACCTCTAACAGCCAAAGACTTTTAATTTATTCAAACAACTTGAGTTTTTTAGTATCTAATTAGTTTCAATGAGAATGCAtacttgttttatttatttattttgtttcatttgtttcggTATGTTTTGTTCTTGTTCACATGCATCTCAATGTTTGCCTTGGAACTTTATGTTTGCATTTTTTTTCCACTGTTATTTGATCTTATAAGCATAGTGTCCTCGTAGGTTGAAGCTGAAGAGCACCCAGAAATTTCTGAGACTTATGCAGTTTCAGCTGTTCCTTATTTTATATTTTGCAAGGTTAGTTCTTTCCCAGCTATTTCTTGTTTTTGAAGGTGCACAAAGATGGATGATTTCTACATTGTGACCTTGACTATTGTAAAGATATTTTGATGGTACCttaatttgaaataaatttgCTGTAGTAGGGGTTAGTTGGATAAGAGTTTGCATACTGTtggaaagattataacaatatTTTTAGTCAGATCTAACCTATAAAAGTATCGTACAGGAAGGCACTAATCTGGCAATAATGTTCAGATTGTTATTTCATTTAACCGTTACTTTATATTCAAAAGTATCatggcaaatttttttttttttctttttcaaacagGTAATTGGTTAGTGCTATGACTCAATTCTTGGTGAAAATACTGAACGTTATTGAGTGGTAGAAATAATTCTGGCATTGAGttattttcatttataatttacTCTAAAAGGCTGGAAGGCTTTCATATTCAGTAGATTGCAGTAAGTTTTCTTCATTAGATTTTTTTACATTTTAGAGTTAATGAGGGTTTTAATTACTTATGTTGTAGGTTTAAGTCCACATGAGGTATTTACTGATTGGGTGTCTGGTTGTCCCTGAGTCCTATATATATGTAGACTGTAGTGTAGAATTAGGTTATCTTCAATTTTTTAGGAGTCATAACTTTGATATGAGGACACAACCTCCCATTTCTTCATTCATCTTACCACTTTCTCCTGGCTATTACCTACTCTCTTCTGGTTGagaatttaaaaaattgattGAGGCGTACTGCTTCCCTCCTATCTCTTGTAATTAGTTCCATGTCTCTAAGCTtcttctcaaacatcaattttttCATGATTCACTTATCTTCTGTACATTGTGTAATATGTTGTTAGTTAGTTTGTTTCGTCCAACATGTACTTCCTGTCAGTGTAGTGGTTAAATTTTGTTCACTCTTTGTTTCTCCTGACACCATCTTCATCTCTCTGCGTAAAATTATCAAAAACTTAATCTACTCCTGACAATTTTTTCCCATCTTAGACTCTCAGTGTAGACTTGGACGCTCACTCCGTCAATTGTAACTTTAAAAGATTGATTAGTGTTTTTCTCTCTCCCAGTTTCATTTCTTCATCAAGTAGAATTATAGAGCATTACATACCAGAGGTAAAACCAGATCTTTCAAAAGTAATATCAAATTTCATCAGCATTCCTTCCTATCTGCCTTCTCAGATATTGGAAACCTACCTTTCTATCTGTTTTCTCAATGACCGTTTGCATTTGTGTATTCATAATCACAAACTTTAGAATCCTACAATTTCTTTGATTTGAGGTTAAGAAAGAAGATTTTACTCATTTGAAAATCAGTTCATATTTCTATTTTGAAGATCATCTTCAATTTCACATTCAAATTCCCTTTTTAAGATCATCATCAATTTCAGTCGAGCTATCAAATCTTTTGAAGATAATTCAACATGATCACTAATATTTTAATCCTGTTGACATTTAGTTTGAGCgtctttatatttttattaatctaTGTATGGGTCATTTCTGTTTCATGTAACAAGTGGACATAGAAAATACTTAAACTCCATTTTGTGGGGGTATCGTGCTATAGGTGAAATCTCACGCAAGGCATTAAATGCTTGGTGTTAGTTTGAGATATTTGTTTGGTTTACAAACTAATCATGCCATAACATTCGAGTGGATGATTTGATTGATTAGGACAAAAATTTATTCTTTAGCTTCCATTTTTGGGATAttaatatttagttttatttcattTCCTCAGGATGGTAAAAGTGTTGATACACTTGAGGGTGCAAACCCAACTGTTTTAGCTAACAAGGTTGCAAAACTTGTTGGACCTGCTAGCTCTGTAGAATCTGCTTCACCTGCAAGTCTAGGGATCGCTGCTGGCCCTACAGTTCTGGAAGTTGTGAGAAACATGGCAACACAAAGTGTCTCTTCCAAAACTGAAGAAATGAACTCTGGCCTCAGTGATGAGCTGAGAAAGCGTATACAGCAGCTTGTCGACTCATACCCTATTTTCTTATTCATGAAAGGAAGTCCAGAGCAACCTAAGTGTGGATTCAGTCGAAAGGTGGTTAATATATTGAAGAATGAGGGAGTTGAATTCAGAAGTTTTGACATTCTTTTGGACAATGAGGTACGTGAAGGAATGAAGAAGTTTTCCAATTGGCCTACTTTCCCTCAGCTCTTTTGCAAGAGTGATCTTCTTGGCGGGTGTGATATTGTAGTTGCTATGCATGAAAGTGGTGAATTGAAAGATGTGTTCAAGGACCATGGAATTCCTATCATTTCAAAAGAAACCGAAATTGCAAAAAATTCAGAAAGTCCTATACCAGAAAAAAGTGGTGACATTTCTGAATCCACAGGCCTTAGTGCCGAAGTTGCTTCTCGGCTTCAAACTCTTGTAAACTCAAGCCCTGTGATATTATTCATGAAAGGGAAACCAGAGGAACCAAAGTGTGGATTCAGTCACAAGGTTGTTGAAATTCTTCAGCAAGAGAAGGTTGCGTTTGATAGCTTTGATATTTTATCTGACGATGAAGTGAGGCAGGGTCTAAAAGTTTTCTCTAATTGGTCAAGCTATCCCCAACTATATATAGGAGGCGAACTGATTGGAGGATCTGATATTGTGTTGGAGATGCAAAAGAGTGGGGAGTTGAAGAGGGTTTTAGCTGAAAAAGGAGTGGTTCCAAAGGTTACGCTTGAGGATAGGCTGAAAAACATCATCACGTCCTCACCAGTGATGCTTTTCATGAAGGGAACTCCTGATGCACCGCGCTGTGGTTTCAGCTCAAAAGTTGTTAATGCCCTTCAGAAAGAAGGAATCAGTTTTGGGTCCTTTGATATCCTTTCTGATGAAGAAGTGAGACAGGGATTGAAGACCTATTCTAACTGGCCAACCTATCCTCAGCTTTACTACAAGGGCGAATTGATTGGAGGATGTGATATTGTGATGGAATTGCAGAGCAGCGAGGAGCTCAAGTCAACTCTTTCAGAGTGATGTTAATGTTATGGTTGTAGTGACAGTTAATCATGTTTCCCTTTGTGGTCCTAATTCCAATCCACTTGATGTGTATCGTACCATTGTGTTGTTTGTTTTACCCTTGATACCATATGCTGCTAGTTCACCTTCAGTTTTCTTTATATTTTGCTCATGGATTTATGATTCTCATTAGTTTAACCTTTTCAGTTAAAGAACGTTTTAGCTGAAATTGATGTTATATGATAGCAAAAAGTGGAATCCGCCGTCCCAACGCCCCATACGATTGGTCCTACGATCATTTATGAGGAGATAAATTGGGAAGCTGTAGTTGATCAGCACAGAGGagggttttttttttcatcaatttTATTGAGATTCGAATTCTTATCCTATCTAGCAATTTTACTCTGTATTAATTAACTCAACCATGCTCCCAGGGCTGAAACTGATGTTACATGATCTATGTACAAATACTCTCGATTCTGTGTATCTCGCTTGACAAATCTTGTTTCGTAATGCCTAGATTAATATCCTCGATTGATTTGTTTGTCCGATTACAATTATCCGAAAGTTGAatttctccttttttattattattaaaatagcaTGTTTTATCAGTTTTTTATGATTGATTATAATTCTGTTTAACAAATGCCAGTTTAGCAAAGATGTCTGCGAAATCTGACCTGATGGTGGTAATACATAGGTCATTGTGGCGTTTCgtagaattaaaagaaaatagaattGTTGCGGACTAGAATTTAAGTCTGTATCAGATTCATTAGTATTTCATGGCGctactttaattttattataattgatGCAAACCTTCATTTGGTATGCAATTATGGCATATAACCCATGGGTGTGAATTACGAGCAACATCATGGAAAATCCCATCTTAATTTAAAACCTGCCGATCTTTGTTATTCCTAAATCTAAGGGCCTGACACTAATTACCGAAATGAGAAATATATCCAATTCACTACTCACAAGGAACAGATAATAAGTAGTTTGCCCTCTTGACCCTCACCTGACGGAGGGCTAATTTTCATTAGCTTCTGCTGCTTTAGGCTCTGACGAGTCATCAACAAGGTCTGCTTTAACATCCTTTGTTTGTGCTGCATCATCTGATCGACTGTCTTCTATATTCTCGGTGGCCGGAGTAGCTTTTTCTATCGCATTGGGTGCACCAGCATCTGACCCCTCGGTCACCGTCACATGTACAGTCTGCTTAACCGTGCCCACCTTCGTGTACTTGCTCATGAACTTATTTTCCCAGTCTCGGAGGGCCTCGAGCTCAAAGGGACTGAGACCGGAGAGATCGCCGGTCAAATCCTGCAGTTCAAATGACATCTTTGCTAACGCTCTACTGGCGTCTTTACCGGCAAACAATGCATACGGACCACCTGGTCCATAAAACATCCTGTGGAAACAATATGGCAATGCAAGCGTGAAAGATAAGTACATTTATGTCTTTATAAAATAGATATAACATCAAGagagaaaaattatcatgaatattTCAATTAAGAGAAAATCAACTTCACTCTAATACTATTGACAGCGTAATGAAATCAACCAACAGGGGTTTTCCAAGCCCCTCCTTAGTTGCAAGTAGAAAGTGAAAAAAATGCTGTTTGAGGCATTTGTTTTTGTTTCATCTTCAAATGGTAATAGGTAACAAAATTCTCCCAGGTAGTACAAGATGTCAATGCTTTGGAACAAAGCAAACAAAATGTCCAATTTAGCTTTAAAAGAAACACAACATATAGTCATACAATCCGCCAAAATATATGTTTGACAAAGGAGATTCCCACTGTCTACCAATGTTATTAGAATCAAACAGCAACAGAAAAATTGGGCAGTTCAATCAAAgtcaagtttaaaaaaataaaatgtaatCATCAATGATTGATCAAGAGTGTTTCCTGAGCGGTTCCCATTTGATGTGAGGAGTTTCTTTGTCTTTCCACCCATTTTGGGAGGAACCATGAAGAAAAATAGGATGATTCCACATACTTTCTCCTCTGATCTGTTTCTTTTTCCTCTAGATAAGCAAGCTTTTTAACCAAGGACCAATCAAATAGGTAAGCAAGTTTCACAATAATCCCACATCTCTTCGCTCAGAGCCTCTAGATTCTCAAAAGCTTGCACACCAAGTCAAAATTTCCTTACCTCAATTGAAAACCAATTTATCACATGTTGGT is drawn from Zingiber officinale cultivar Zhangliang chromosome 1B, Zo_v1.1, whole genome shotgun sequence and contains these coding sequences:
- the LOC121978123 gene encoding uncharacterized protein LOC121978123, with the translated sequence MDASSAAFLRVPLPPSGCSAVRRASVRRASMCYCTGPNSSPPPEPRQAVGSRRQCLLLLALSSAALSSPARSEDIPLFGIKKRIKKIEEEAEEIVQEGEKAVEKGIVAAEKGIVAAEKEIQAAEGIVASASLSLAGDLLQAGAVAGAEAVGVLVSVSIVNGILAPER
- the LOC121978035 gene encoding monothiol glutaredoxin-S11-like; translated protein: MGSGGGGVVKDVGSKAELDEALLGATAVVVHFWAFWCEASKQMDQVFSHLATDFPHALFLRVEAEEHPEISETYAVSAVPYFIFCKDGKSVDTLEGANPTVLANKVAKLVGPASSVESASPASLGIAAGPTVLEVVRNMATQSVSSKTEEMNSGLSDELRKRIQQLVDSYPIFLFMKGSPEQPKCGFSRKVVNILKNEGVEFRSFDILLDNEVREGMKKFSNWPTFPQLFCKSDLLGGCDIVVAMHESGELKDVFKDHGIPIISKETEIAKNSESPIPEKSGDISESTGLSAEVASRLQTLVNSSPVILFMKGKPEEPKCGFSHKVVEILQQEKVAFDSFDILSDDEVRQGLKVFSNWSSYPQLYIGGELIGGSDIVLEMQKSGELKRVLAEKGVVPKVTLEDRLKNIITSSPVMLFMKGTPDAPRCGFSSKVVNALQKEGISFGSFDILSDEEVRQGLKTYSNWPTYPQLYYKGELIGGCDIVMELQSSEELKSTLSE
- the LOC121978105 gene encoding membrane steroid-binding protein 1-like, with translation MAVAEAWETLKQTVEAYTGLSPASFFTVLALAAAIYYTMAGFFETQPLAPQQREREAVEREPLPSPVQLGEVSEVELLAYDGSDRKKPLLMTIKGQIYDVSQSRMFYGPGGPYALFAGKDASRALAKMSFELQDLTGDLSGLSPFELEALRDWENKFMSKYTKVGTVKQTVHVTVTEGSDAGAPNAIEKATPATENIEDSRSDDAAQTKDVKADLVDDSSEPKAAEANEN